One genomic segment of Amycolatopsis granulosa includes these proteins:
- a CDS encoding SGNH/GDSL hydrolase family protein, translated as MRRTLLVLVVAVCTVLATTVTASAAPQVRHYQHYTALGDSYTAGPLIPLQRVDPVGCLRSTSNYPSLLAIALRVGSFTDVSCSGADTHDMLAPQDVVLGPNPPQLDALRPDTDLVTLGIGGNDYSVFGTIVGTCPGLRDSDPAGNPCERHFTVDGVDTIKARLPRTRANVTAVLGEIHDRAPDADVLVIGYPRIAPPSGTCPAVLPFADGDYAWLNSVEEELNAALAKAAADDGRASYVDTFTPSLGHDACAPPGRAWINGKDLKPWAANYHPFFTGMQGVAAVTYAHLRD; from the coding sequence ATGCGCCGCACGCTGCTCGTCCTCGTGGTCGCCGTCTGCACGGTGCTCGCCACCACGGTCACCGCCTCCGCCGCGCCCCAGGTCCGGCACTACCAGCACTACACAGCCCTCGGCGACTCCTACACGGCCGGTCCGCTGATCCCGTTGCAGCGCGTGGACCCGGTCGGCTGCCTGCGCTCCACCAGCAACTACCCGTCGCTGCTGGCGATCGCGCTGCGCGTCGGCTCGTTCACCGACGTGTCGTGCAGCGGCGCGGACACCCACGACATGCTCGCTCCGCAGGACGTGGTCCTCGGCCCGAACCCGCCCCAGCTCGACGCCCTGCGGCCGGACACCGACCTGGTCACGCTCGGCATCGGCGGCAACGACTACAGCGTGTTCGGCACGATCGTCGGCACCTGCCCCGGCCTGCGGGACTCGGACCCGGCCGGCAACCCGTGCGAGCGGCATTTCACGGTGGACGGCGTGGACACCATCAAGGCCCGGCTGCCGCGGACGCGGGCGAACGTCACCGCCGTGCTCGGCGAGATCCACGACCGGGCGCCGGATGCCGACGTGCTGGTGATCGGGTACCCGCGCATCGCGCCCCCGTCGGGCACCTGCCCGGCCGTCCTGCCCTTCGCCGACGGCGACTACGCGTGGCTCAACAGCGTGGAGGAGGAGCTGAACGCGGCACTGGCGAAGGCGGCCGCCGACGACGGGCGCGCGTCCTATGTGGACACGTTCACCCCGTCACTCGGTCACGACGCGTGCGCCCCGCCGGGGCGGGCGTGGATCAACGGCAAGGACCTCAAGCCGTGGGCGGCGAACTACCACCCGTTCTTCACCGGGATGCAGGGCGTCGCCGCGGTGACCTACGCGCACCTACGCGATTGA
- a CDS encoding ATP-binding protein gives MDHLSVFEWGPSMDTTRSPSGCTETSLHCRWPASRRTVTALRDELVRWAQDLDLPGHLAHAIGLAGYEALTNSATHAYPEGTDGPVELHASRDHDLIAVTVLDRGRWQPPPPGRSMFDGHGLRLIRGLAGHVEVTATDEGTTVSMTWQLPHDGGDARSIA, from the coding sequence GTGGACCACCTGTCCGTGTTCGAGTGGGGGCCGTCGATGGACACGACGCGCAGTCCATCAGGGTGCACCGAAACCAGCCTGCACTGCCGCTGGCCCGCCTCGCGGCGGACCGTCACCGCGCTGCGGGACGAGCTGGTGCGGTGGGCGCAGGACCTCGACCTCCCGGGTCACCTCGCGCACGCGATCGGCCTCGCCGGCTACGAGGCGCTGACGAACTCGGCCACCCACGCCTACCCCGAGGGCACGGACGGCCCGGTGGAGCTGCACGCCAGCCGCGACCACGACCTGATCGCGGTCACCGTCCTCGACCGCGGCCGCTGGCAGCCACCCCCGCCGGGCCGCTCGATGTTCGACGGGCACGGCCTGCGGCTCATTCGCGGGCTGGCCGGGCACGTCGAGGTCACGGCGACCGACGAGGGCACCACGGTGTCGATGACCTGGCAGCTGCCGCACGACGGCGGAGACGCGCGGTCAATCGCGTAG